The Longimicrobium sp. genome segment CGTCCAGCAGCGCCGCCGCGACGGCCGCCAGCGCGGGCGTCATCGGGGCCCCTCCTCGCCGGCGTCGTCGATGATGCGGCGCAGGCGCTCCAGCTCGGCCTCGTCCAGCTCCTCGTCCGCCAGCACGTTCAGCAGCAGCTCGGCCGGCGAGCCGTCGAAGAAGCGGCTGATGACGTGGCGCACCGCGCTCCGCCGCGCCTCGCCGCGCCCCACCAGCGGGTGGTAGACGTAGGTGCGCCCCCGCCGCTCCGCGCGCAGGTACCCCTTGGCGACCAGGATGCCGAGCATGGTGCGCACGGTGCTCTCCGCCGGCGGCGCCTCCGAGTCCGCGAGCGCCTGCACCACGTCGCCCGACGACGAGGGGCCGTGCTCCCACACCACCTTCATCAGGCGGAGCTCGGCCTCGGTGAGCGTGGGAGAGGGATTGCGCGCCATGGACGCCGCCCGGTTGTGCGCGAATGAATTAGCGGTCGCAGGGGAGTATAGTCCGGCTCCCGGGGGATGTCAACTAAAGAATTAGCGGAAGGCGTCGCGAGCGGCAGGAGCTCTGCCACGGATGCAGACCTTTCGCTCCGGAGACATGGAGCCGCCTCCGTGGCCCGTATCCTCCGATCTACTTCGAGACTGGTGCGGCGGTTGTGATCTTTTGACGTCGCTAAAGTAAACGTGGGGACGTCTGCGTGGAGATGGAAGGAATGTCAGCGTTTACAGAGTAGACCCGCTAAAATGGCAAGCTTCTCCGGACGACAGACTCCATCCGATTTAGATCTCATTGTGCCGCAACAGGTTGCAATTCTGGCGCGCCGGATGCATTCGCGCGCGCCCGCCGGGGCCGAAGCAAGCCCGCGCCGGAGGAGGTGCGCACCCTCCGGCCGGTGATCCCGCGGCACATCCGCTCGCGGCAGCAGCCCCTTTCACCCTTTCAGCCCGGGAGAGGACGCGATGGGTAGCAGACATTCTGCCCGCTATCGGCGGAGCACTCTTTCCGCCCTCGCGGCAGCAGCGGTGCTCGCCGCGGCGGCATGCGCGCGCGACGCGGGGACGCCGGTGGAGCCGGGGGGCCCCGCCGCCGCGCGCGCCGCGGCCGACCAGGGGGCGCCCTTCTACTACCACCAGGGCGAGCCGGTGTACCTGAAGGCCGACCCCGAGCGCCTGGTGGTGGCCTCCGACCTGCCGCCGGCCGCGGCCGACGCCGCCGTGCGCGCCGCCCTCACGCCGGCGGGGGTGCGCCTCGCCGCGCTGCAGGAGCTGCCGAACGTGCCGGGGCACCGCCTGGTGCGCCTGGCCGGCGCCGACCACGCCGCCGCCGCGGCCGCCGTGGCGCGGCTGCGCGCCGACGGGCGCTTCCGCTTCGCCAGCACGGCGTTCCGCACCGTGGCCGGCAACGCCGACGTGCTGCTGGTGGACCGCGTGATCGTCCGCTTCCGCGACGGCGTGAGCCCGGAGCAGGTGCGGGGCCTGGCCGCGTCGCTGGGGATGCGCGTGGTGCGCGAGCCGAACCCCGGGCGCGGCGAGCTGGACCACTGGCTGGCCTATCCCGCGGGCGCCGACCCGCTGCGCCTGGCGGCCGAGCTGGACCGCCACCCGCTGGTGGAGTGGGCCGACCCCGACAAGCTCAGCGACCGGCGGCCGCAGTACGTGCCCACCGACCCGTACTACGGCTGGCAGTACTACCTGAAGAACACCGCCTTCCTGAACGGCGCGCGCGTGGACGACTACGCCGAGGAGGCCTGGAACCTGTCGCTGGGCACCTCCACGGTGAAGGTGGCGGTGATCGACGACGGCGTGGACCGCGACAACCTGGACCTGGCCATCAACGGCGGGCAGGAGTTCGACACCTTCTGGCCCAACGTCACCCAGGGCGAGAACGGGTTCAACCCGCGCCCCGCCGACTCGCACGGCACGCACGTGGCCGGGATCATCAACATGATCCACAACAACAGCCTGGGCGGCGCCGGGATCGCGCCCGGCGTGCAGCTCAACGCCGTGCGGATCTTCCGCGACGGCGTGGCCAACACCGACGCCCGCATCGCCGACGGGCTCAACTGGGCGTGGCAGGCGGTGGTGAGCGACGTGCTCAGCAACAGCTGGGGCGGCGGCGCGCCCAGCAACGCCATCACCGCGGCGGTGAACAACGCCACCACGCAGGGGCGCGGCGGCAAGGGCGCCATCGTGGTGTTCTCGGGGGGCAACACCTCGGACCGCGACTGGGGCATCATCGGCGGTCTGCTCTACCCCTCCACGCTCGCCAGCGCCATCGCGGTGGGGGCCATCAACCGCAACGGCGCCCTCACCAACTACTCGCCCGAGGGGCCGGAGCTGGACATCGTGGCCCCCAGCGGGCACTACACCGGCCACTGCATCGGCGACGTGCTCACCACCGACCTGTGGGGTGCGGACGGCTGCAACGACGGCCCCAACGGCGACATCAACTTCACCACCACCTTCTCGGGTACCTCGGCGGCGGCGCCGCAGGTGTCGGCGGCGGCCGCGCTGCTCTTCTCGCGCGAGCCGAACCTCACCTACGCGCAGGCGCGAGACCGCATCCTGAACAACACTGACCCCTGGGGCGCGGCGAGCCAGTACGGGCGCGGCAAGCTGAACGCGTACAAGATCCTGAGCCCGCCCGTGATCGTCAATCCGCTCACGGTCACCATCGGGGGCCCCAGCTCGGTGCTGCCGAACCGCACCTGCTACTGGTGGGCGAGCGCGTCCGGCGGCACGCCGGGGTACACCTACAACTGGTACCGCAACAGCACGTGGGTGGGCAGCGGCGAGGACCTCTACGTGAACACCGGCAGCTCCAGCTTCACGCTGAAGGTGGTCGTCACCGACGCCGCGGGGGCCACGGCCCAGGCCACCAAGAGCGTGACCGTCTCCTCCACCGCGCGGATCTGCCCGGTCTGACGGGCGGGGCGGCAGCGGACATGCGAGCGGCCCCGCGGCGGAAGCGCCGCGGGGCCGTGTCGCGGGTGGCGAGGCGCTCAGGCGCAGCAGACGTCGCCGCCCGACGGGCAGGTGCGCAGGCACGCCGTGATGCAGGTGCCGTAGCCGTAGCAGGTCTCCTGCCCGAAGCAGCTGTAGCAGCTGTCCTTGCAGGTGTCCTGGCAGGTGTCCTCCCCGCAGGTACCGGCGCAGGTGAGGCACCCGCTCTGCCACGAGTCGGCGCAGAAGTCGATCATGCACGTCTTCTGGTAAGTGCCGACCGGCGCCGGCTCCGCGGCGCCGATGGCGATCGAGTCGGTGGCGATGTTGCCGCGCACGGTACCCGCGCGCGGCGCTCCGCTCGTGGAGGTGTCGAACGACTCCACCGCCAGCTCCTCCAGGTCCAGCCTGAGCTTCCGCATGGGTCCTCCCGGGTGAGGGGTGAGCGCGCCGCGCCGGCACGGCCGCTTTCGCCCCACCCGACCACGCGGGGCGGCGGACCGAGACCGTGCCGACACCGGCAAGCCGCGCCGGCTCAGATCCCGGCGGCGGCGTGAAGCGAGCGTGTCCAGGCAGGCGGAAGGGCGCGAATGCGCGACCCCACCGTCGGGAGCATTCGGAAAAGGAAAGAGAGACGCAAAGGCGAAGGTTAGGCGCCTCGCCCCACGGCGGCAAGTGAAATTTCGGCGGTTCCGGAGAGTGGGTCAAGGCGCGCTGAACGGTTCCGCGCCCGCCGGCGCAGCCGAGGCAGGTCTTTGGAGCATCGGGCGGAAACGCGGGCGGCCCCGCGGCAGGATGCCTGCCGCGGGGCCGCCGTACCCCGTACCCCGTACTTCCGTACTTTACCCGCTCGCCCCCACCCGCGTCGCCGGGCGCTCGCCCGAGACGGAGCGCTCGACCGGGGGCTGGGCGGCGCCGCCGGGGGCCTGCGCGCCCTCGGGGATGGTCCGGAGCGCGCCCGCCTCGATCCAGGCGTAGCGGCCCTTCAGCACGTCCTGCGCGAGCTTGTAGGTCGCGTCGTCGGCGTTGTCCCACACGTCGTGGAAGAGCTTCTTGACCTTGAGCCGCGCGCGGCGGCAGAACACGTCGGCCAGGCGCACCGCCTCCTTGCCGTTGGGCCCGTCGCGCAGGTCGTGGGCGCGCACGCACACGCAGCTCATGGCGTACAGCTCGGCGCCGATGTCCACGAAGCGTCCCAGCACCGCCTGCTTGCGCTCCAGCTTCGCCTGGTACTTGCCCATGGCGTATAACATGTTGCGCGCCAGCTTGCGCGAGGTGCGCTCGACGTAGCGCACGTGCCTGGCCAGCGGCCCGAACTCGCCGTACGCCGTGGGCACCTGGCCCCCGCCCACGAAGCGCTTGGGCAGCCACGCCGCGTACCAGGCGCCCGCCTTCACCATCGCCTTCAGCTTCTCGCCCGTGGAGATGCCGGGCTTGATCATGTCGCCCGCCACCTGCAGGTGCGTGTCCACCGCCTCGCGGGCGATGAAGAGGCGCATGATCTCGGAGCTGCCCTCGAAGATGCGGTTGATGCGGAAGTCGCGCATCGCCCGCTCCACCGCGATCGGCAGCTCGCCGCGCGCGGCCAGCGAGTCGGCCGTCTCGTAGCCGCGGCCGCCGCGGATCTGCAGCAGGTCGTCGATGATCCGCCAGCCCACCTCGGTGGTCCACAGCTTGGCGACGGCCGCCTCCAGGCGGATGTCGTTCCTGGCCTGGTCGGCCAGCGCGCTGGAGAGCTCGGCCATCGACTCGATGGCGAACTGGTCGGCCGCCATGGCGCCCAGCATCTGCGCCACCGCGTCGTGCCTGCCGATCGGCGCGCCCCACTGCACCCGCTCGGCGGCCCACTTGCGCGCGATCTCCACCGCCTTCTTGCTCCCGTACGCGGCGCTCATCGGCAGCGTCAGGCGCCCGGTGTTCAGCGTGATCAGCGCCAGCTTGAGCCCCTTCCCCTCGCCCATGA includes the following:
- a CDS encoding S8 family serine peptidase, whose amino-acid sequence is MGSRHSARYRRSTLSALAAAAVLAAAACARDAGTPVEPGGPAAARAAADQGAPFYYHQGEPVYLKADPERLVVASDLPPAAADAAVRAALTPAGVRLAALQELPNVPGHRLVRLAGADHAAAAAAVARLRADGRFRFASTAFRTVAGNADVLLVDRVIVRFRDGVSPEQVRGLAASLGMRVVREPNPGRGELDHWLAYPAGADPLRLAAELDRHPLVEWADPDKLSDRRPQYVPTDPYYGWQYYLKNTAFLNGARVDDYAEEAWNLSLGTSTVKVAVIDDGVDRDNLDLAINGGQEFDTFWPNVTQGENGFNPRPADSHGTHVAGIINMIHNNSLGGAGIAPGVQLNAVRIFRDGVANTDARIADGLNWAWQAVVSDVLSNSWGGGAPSNAITAAVNNATTQGRGGKGAIVVFSGGNTSDRDWGIIGGLLYPSTLASAIAVGAINRNGALTNYSPEGPELDIVAPSGHYTGHCIGDVLTTDLWGADGCNDGPNGDINFTTTFSGTSAAAPQVSAAAALLFSREPNLTYAQARDRILNNTDPWGAASQYGRGKLNAYKILSPPVIVNPLTVTIGGPSSVLPNRTCYWWASASGGTPGYTYNWYRNSTWVGSGEDLYVNTGSSSFTLKVVVTDAAGATAQATKSVTVSSTARICPV
- a CDS encoding acyl-CoA dehydrogenase family protein, coding for MTEKNTGAPSEQESREVAEAARETEWAAPSFVRELFLGNFRLDLIHPYPRQSAEDKARTDAYMAKLRRFLEESVDPDEIDRTGELPPEVVQGLRELGAFGLKIPEEYGGIGLSQLGYGRTIGMVTSYDGNLTALLSAHQSIGVPQPLKMFGTPEQKKKYLPRLAAGAISAFALTEPGVGSDPAAMTATATPTEDGSAFILNGEKLWCTNGTIAELLVVMARTPSKFKDGKEIPQITAFIVETDWPGVEVTHRCRFMGLKALQNAVIRFTDVRVPRENIIMGEGKGLKLALITLNTGRLTLPMSAAYGSKKAVEIARKWAAERVQWGAPIGRHDAVAQMLGAMAADQFAIESMAELSSALADQARNDIRLEAAVAKLWTTEVGWRIIDDLLQIRGGRGYETADSLAARGELPIAVERAMRDFRINRIFEGSSEIMRLFIAREAVDTHLQVAGDMIKPGISTGEKLKAMVKAGAWYAAWLPKRFVGGGQVPTAYGEFGPLARHVRYVERTSRKLARNMLYAMGKYQAKLERKQAVLGRFVDIGAELYAMSCVCVRAHDLRDGPNGKEAVRLADVFCRRARLKVKKLFHDVWDNADDATYKLAQDVLKGRYAWIEAGALRTIPEGAQAPGGAAQPPVERSVSGERPATRVGASG
- a CDS encoding BlaI/MecI/CopY family transcriptional regulator; its protein translation is MARNPSPTLTEAELRLMKVVWEHGPSSSGDVVQALADSEAPPAESTVRTMLGILVAKGYLRAERRGRTYVYHPLVGRGEARRSAVRHVISRFFDGSPAELLLNVLADEELDEAELERLRRIIDDAGEEGPR